Proteins from one Parvibaculum lavamentivorans DS-1 genomic window:
- a CDS encoding arsinothricin resistance N-acetyltransferase ArsN1 family B translates to MTGKATALDRIRAATPDDAAAIAAIYAPYVLDTAISFETVPPDEAQMAARIGKNQPVLPWLVHESGGSVTGYAYAGPHRERAAYRWSVDAAIYLDSGAHRKGIGSALYAVLFAALRLQGYHRAYGGITLPNAASVGLHEAQGFRPIGVYPEVGFKFGAWRDVGWWGLDLAPPDHEPAEPLPFTPEILEQAKKNAARL, encoded by the coding sequence ATGACCGGGAAAGCAACAGCACTCGACAGGATTCGCGCCGCGACGCCCGATGATGCGGCCGCGATCGCAGCCATCTATGCGCCCTATGTCCTCGACACGGCGATCTCCTTCGAGACCGTGCCGCCGGACGAGGCGCAGATGGCGGCGCGGATCGGGAAAAACCAGCCTGTCCTGCCCTGGCTCGTTCACGAGTCCGGGGGCAGCGTGACTGGCTATGCCTATGCCGGCCCGCACCGGGAGCGCGCCGCCTATCGCTGGTCGGTCGATGCGGCCATCTATCTCGACAGCGGCGCGCACCGGAAGGGCATCGGCAGCGCGCTTTATGCCGTGCTCTTCGCGGCATTGCGGCTGCAGGGCTATCACCGTGCCTATGGCGGGATCACGCTCCCCAACGCGGCCAGTGTCGGACTGCACGAGGCTCAGGGCTTCAGGCCGATCGGCGTCTACCCCGAGGTCGGTTTCAAGTTCGGCGCCTGGCGCGATGTCGGCTGGTGGGGCCTCGACCTCGCGCCGCCGGACCACGAGCCCGCCGAGCCGCTGCCATTCACTCCCGAAATTCTCGAGCAGGCAAAGAAGAACGCTGCCAGGCTTTGA
- a CDS encoding transcriptional regulator GcvA gives MAIRRLPSLKALRAFEAAARHGSFSRAAAELSVTHAAVSHQIRALEEELGAGLFHRTGRAVELTERGERLYPVLAAAFDQIAEGWSQAGAKDTAALTVSVEPSFAARWLVLRLGKFNRANPEIELRLLPSSELVDFSREDVDIGVRYGLGGWPDVVSEKLFEATVYPVCSPALLDPKKPIRKPEDLKSYPLLHEETMEHWQQWLEAAGVKHPRWALRGPLFIEASLALQAAAGGQGVALANDTLAMADLAEGRLIRLFDIEMPDEEGYWLVYPKDGLKKPKVQAFRNWIREEAGLGPPEAPKPPEMLTPRGRGKAVR, from the coding sequence ATGGCTATTCGCCGCCTGCCATCGCTGAAAGCCTTGCGCGCCTTCGAGGCGGCGGCCAGGCATGGCAGTTTCTCGCGCGCCGCGGCCGAACTCAGCGTCACCCATGCGGCGGTGAGCCACCAGATCAGGGCGCTGGAGGAGGAACTCGGCGCCGGTCTTTTTCACAGGACGGGCAGGGCGGTCGAACTCACCGAGCGGGGCGAGCGGCTCTACCCGGTGCTGGCAGCCGCTTTCGACCAGATCGCGGAAGGCTGGTCGCAGGCGGGCGCGAAGGATACGGCCGCGCTCACCGTTTCGGTCGAGCCCTCCTTCGCGGCGCGCTGGCTGGTGCTCCGGCTCGGCAAGTTCAACCGCGCGAACCCTGAGATCGAGCTTCGATTGCTGCCTTCCTCGGAGCTTGTCGATTTCAGCCGCGAGGATGTCGATATCGGCGTCCGCTACGGGCTTGGCGGCTGGCCGGACGTGGTCTCGGAAAAGCTCTTCGAGGCGACGGTCTATCCCGTCTGCAGCCCGGCGCTTCTCGATCCGAAAAAACCGATCCGCAAGCCCGAGGACCTCAAATCCTATCCGCTCCTCCATGAGGAGACGATGGAGCACTGGCAGCAATGGCTCGAAGCGGCGGGCGTCAAGCATCCGCGCTGGGCGCTGCGCGGCCCTCTCTTCATCGAGGCGAGCCTGGCGCTGCAGGCGGCGGCGGGCGGGCAGGGTGTCGCGCTCGCCAATGACACGCTCGCCATGGCCGACCTCGCCGAAGGCCGCCTCATTCGCCTCTTCGACATCGAGATGCCGGACGAGGAAGGCTATTGGCTGGTCTATCCGAAGGACGGGTTGAAGAAGCCGAAAGTGCAGGCGTTCCGGAACTGGATCCGCGAAGAGGCGGGGCTCGGTCCGCCCGAAGCGCCGAAGCCGCCGGAAATGCTGACGCCCCGAGGCCGCGGCAAGGCGGTGCGCTGA